In Solanum pennellii chromosome 3, SPENNV200, a single window of DNA contains:
- the LOC107012407 gene encoding 60S ribosomal protein L37-3: protein MGKGTGSFGKRRNKTHTLCVRCGRRSFHLQKSRCSACAYPAARKRSYNWSVKAIRRKTTGTGRMRYLRNVPRRFKTNFREGTEAAPRKKGTAASA, encoded by the exons ATG GGCAAGGGAACAGGAAGCTTTGGTAAGAGGAGGAACAAGACCCACACACTGTGTGTGAGGTGCGGTCGCCGCAGTTTCCATCTCCAGAAGAGTCGATGTTCTGCTTGTGCTTATCCTGCTGCTAGGAAAAGATCAT ACAACTGGAGTGTGAAGGCAATCCGCAGAAAGACAACTGGTACCGGCCGCATGAGGTACCTCCGCAACGTCCCTCGCAGATTCAAGACCAATTTCAGAGAAG GGACTGAAGCAGCGCCAAGGAAGAAGGGAACAGCAGCTTCTGCCTGA
- the LOC107012285 gene encoding uncharacterized protein LOC107012285, whose translation MESSYKKIEPQMLLKKTIQKTKNFLYRTPHNLKSFLFGGHHKLPKTTCHFNPFLSVSKRFSSSKRIPKTNVKELDDLYRDYYQQWHQPDHNEIQERKMTSKNARKFQGMAEGDYNENQRELAVRFGMEDIESERRKEDEKKGREVLTRSTSKGSLTLLKKMEELEMVEGEDMDHVLDIEEVLQCYTLLNSPVYVDIVDRFFMDMYTEFSIRKPSGSVNSSMRRLGPLKL comes from the coding sequence ATGGAGTCGTCGTACAAGAAGATAGAGCCACAAATGCTGCTCAAGAAAACTATCCAAAAGACTAAGAATTTCCTCTACAGAACTCCTCATAATCTCAAGTCATTTCTATTTGGAGGTCACCACAAGCTACCTAAAACTACTTGTCACTTCAATCCCTTTTTGTCAGTGAGCAAACGATTCTCAAGCAGCAAAAGAATCCCAAAGACTAATGTTAAGGAGTTGGATGACTTGTATAGGGACTACTATCAACAATGGCATCAACCTGATCACAATGAGATTCAGGAGAGAAAGATGACTTCAAAAAATGCTAGGAAATTTCAAGGTATGGCTGAAGGAGATTACAACGAAAACCAAAGGGAACTTGCAGTGCGGTTTGGTATGGAAGACATAGAAAGTGAAAGGAGAAAGGAAGATGAGAAAAAAGGGCGAGAAGTCTTAACACGAAGCACAAGTAAAGGGAGTCTCACTTTACTGAAGAAGATGGAGGAATTGGAAATGGTGGAAGGAGAAGATATGGATCACGTGCTAGATATAGAAGAAGTGCTTCAATGCTACACTCTGCTAAACAGCCCagtttatgttgacattgttGACAGATTCTTCATGGACATGTACACTGAGTTCTCGATTCGAAAACCATCAGGTAGTGTCAACAGTTCAATGCGAAGACTTGGTCCTCTCAAGCTCTAG